One part of the Streptomyces sp. AM 2-1-1 genome encodes these proteins:
- a CDS encoding TetR/AcrR family transcriptional regulator has protein sequence MPGQRSDARRNYQRILAVAEAEVAAHGAEASQEQIARTAGVGSATVRRHFPTRRALLEAVFQERIEGLCERAHRLSATEDGRTALLEWLHALVLYAVSARGFANTLSYEPPTEEPSPHSCGNRIAAAATPLLQRAIRDKAVAPHVTFHDLLTLAVGIALATEHHKDPETQADRLFRLAVEGISPEHGIAGAAGNSDSSVLVTESLPNGRL, from the coding sequence ATGCCCGGTCAGCGCTCGGACGCCCGACGCAACTACCAGCGCATCCTCGCCGTCGCCGAAGCCGAGGTCGCCGCGCACGGCGCCGAGGCATCCCAGGAGCAGATCGCCCGCACCGCAGGCGTCGGTTCGGCGACCGTGCGCCGTCACTTCCCCACCCGCCGTGCCCTGCTCGAAGCCGTCTTTCAGGAGCGCATCGAGGGCCTGTGCGAGCGCGCCCACCGGCTAAGTGCGACCGAGGACGGCCGCACCGCCCTCCTGGAGTGGCTCCACGCCCTCGTCCTCTACGCCGTCTCAGCCCGCGGATTCGCCAACACCCTCAGCTACGAGCCCCCCACCGAGGAACCCTCCCCGCACTCCTGTGGCAACAGAATCGCAGCGGCCGCAACTCCCCTGCTCCAGCGGGCCATTCGCGACAAGGCGGTTGCACCACACGTCACCTTTCACGACCTGCTGACCCTCGCCGTCGGCATCGCCCTGGCCACCGAGCACCACAAGGACCCCGAGACCCAGGCCGACCGCCTCTTCCGCCTCGCTGTGGAAGGAATCAGCCCCGAGCACGGCATCGCTGGGGCAGCCGGGAACTCAGACTCTTCGGTACTGGTGACAGAAAGTCTGCCGAACGGGCGCTTGTGA
- a CDS encoding ankyrin repeat domain-containing protein — MPPAHLAVEQDRLEELRDLLVAGADIHEEYNGFTLLHSAVDGEIDGHVQTGEPLHVDATCLLLSQGADPTRRSHGGAGVSAHHLAFVNRHWLACALFEAWLARGEAMGDL; from the coding sequence ATGCCACCGGCGCACTTGGCCGTCGAACAGGATCGGCTGGAGGAACTGCGCGATCTGTTGGTGGCAGGAGCCGATATCCACGAGGAGTACAACGGGTTCACCCTTCTGCACAGTGCCGTCGACGGGGAGATCGACGGACACGTTCAGACCGGGGAACCTCTTCACGTGGATGCCACGTGTCTCCTGCTGTCTCAGGGCGCGGATCCCACTCGTCGTTCGCACGGTGGGGCGGGGGTGTCAGCGCATCACCTGGCCTTCGTCAACCGGCACTGGCTTGCTTGCGCTCTCTTCGAGGCCTGGCTCGCCCGTGGAGAAGCCATGGGTGATCTCTGA
- a CDS encoding TipAS antibiotic-recognition domain-containing protein: protein MHVAEEWSITALAAMSGLTSRALRHYDALGLLPADRAGSGGKRYYGEASVLRLQSILLLRELGLGLAEIAEVVDEEKDAVTALRGHLVKLLAERERFDQLAKTVANTLAHLEGTTPMNPAELFEGLDPVKQTQYENELVDRHGKKVMEHITESKRRMAGWDTPRTQRIGAEYEAIEDAAVELVRAGVPPTDARALELMGRQFEAVSAFWTPGRASFTGLGQTYVDHPDFKARYDAKHPALAEFLRDAIAVYAQQHLG from the coding sequence GTGCACGTGGCTGAAGAGTGGTCGATCACGGCACTGGCGGCGATGTCCGGGCTGACCTCGCGGGCGCTGCGTCATTACGACGCCCTTGGTCTGCTCCCCGCGGACAGGGCCGGCAGTGGCGGTAAGCGCTACTACGGCGAGGCGTCGGTGCTGCGACTGCAGAGCATCCTCCTCCTGCGCGAGCTCGGTCTCGGCCTGGCCGAGATCGCCGAGGTCGTGGACGAGGAGAAGGACGCCGTCACGGCCCTGCGCGGGCACCTCGTCAAGCTCCTCGCCGAACGTGAACGGTTCGACCAACTGGCCAAGACGGTCGCCAACACCCTCGCTCACCTGGAAGGAACGACCCCCATGAACCCGGCAGAGCTGTTCGAGGGCTTGGACCCCGTCAAGCAGACGCAGTATGAGAACGAACTGGTCGACCGGCACGGAAAGAAGGTGATGGAGCACATCACGGAGAGCAAGCGCCGCATGGCCGGCTGGGATACGCCCCGGACCCAGAGGATCGGTGCCGAGTACGAGGCGATCGAGGACGCGGCCGTCGAGTTGGTCCGGGCCGGAGTGCCGCCGACGGACGCCCGCGCACTGGAACTCATGGGCCGGCAGTTCGAGGCGGTCTCGGCGTTCTGGACCCCCGGCCGTGCCTCGTTCACGGGCCTGGGTCAGACCTACGTGGACCACCCGGACTTCAAGGCCCGATACGACGCCAAGCACCCCGCGCTGGCCGAGTTCCTTCGCGACGCGATCGCCGTATACGCCCAGCAGCACCTGGGCTGA
- a CDS encoding GlsB/YeaQ/YmgE family stress response membrane protein, producing the protein MGIIAWIIIGLLAGLIAKALMPGKDPGGIIITMLIGVAGGLLGGWLGKVIFGVDSIDGFFDLSTWIAAIVGSLILLVLYRVITGNRRHA; encoded by the coding sequence ATGGGCATCATTGCGTGGATCATCATCGGGTTGCTCGCGGGCCTCATCGCCAAGGCACTCATGCCGGGCAAGGACCCGGGCGGCATCATCATCACGATGCTCATCGGCGTCGCCGGCGGTCTCCTGGGCGGCTGGCTCGGCAAGGTCATCTTCGGCGTCGACTCGATCGACGGCTTCTTCGACCTCTCTACGTGGATCGCTGCCATCGTCGGCTCGCTGATCCTCCTCGTCCTGTACCGGGTCATTACCGGAAACCGTCGTCACGCCTGA
- a CDS encoding NmrA/HSCARG family protein, with protein MNSDTVLVTGATGQQGGATARALLAAEVPVRALVRDPRSKAAQAIEALGAELVRADLSDRASLGPAVEGIRAVFSVQMPPMNETGVDFAGELAQAANLVDAAKAGGVRQFVQSSTSGVGEHTRAPGWAESRWAAMADYFHTKQAIMEAVRGAGFARWTVIKPAFFMENLPLLAPRGPRGGLLTVLKPDTELALVAARDIGTAAAHALRDPDRFHEVELELAGDLRTMEQIAQTLSAAWGVPVTAPSMSLEEALDAGMPKWGAGHEWNNAVLQPARPEFARELGIPVTTFAEWADEQLTPVSG; from the coding sequence ATGAACAGCGATACCGTCCTGGTCACCGGAGCCACCGGCCAGCAAGGCGGGGCCACGGCCCGCGCACTCCTGGCCGCCGAGGTGCCCGTACGTGCACTCGTACGCGATCCGCGGTCGAAGGCCGCCCAGGCGATCGAGGCGCTGGGCGCCGAACTGGTGCGGGCGGATCTTTCCGACCGGGCCTCCCTCGGCCCAGCGGTCGAGGGAATCCGCGCGGTGTTCTCGGTGCAGATGCCGCCGATGAACGAGACCGGCGTGGACTTCGCGGGCGAGCTCGCCCAAGCCGCCAACCTGGTGGACGCGGCGAAGGCTGGGGGTGTACGGCAGTTCGTGCAGTCCTCGACCAGTGGAGTCGGTGAGCACACCCGGGCCCCCGGCTGGGCCGAGAGCCGCTGGGCGGCGATGGCGGACTACTTCCACACTAAGCAGGCGATCATGGAGGCGGTGCGTGGTGCGGGCTTTGCCCGCTGGACGGTGATCAAGCCCGCCTTCTTCATGGAGAATCTGCCCCTGCTGGCGCCGAGAGGGCCCCGCGGCGGACTGCTGACGGTACTGAAACCGGACACCGAACTGGCCCTGGTGGCCGCGCGGGACATCGGCACGGCTGCGGCGCACGCCCTTCGAGACCCTGACCGGTTCCACGAGGTGGAACTGGAACTGGCCGGTGACCTGCGCACCATGGAGCAGATCGCGCAGACCTTGTCCGCCGCCTGGGGCGTGCCCGTGACCGCGCCCTCCATGAGCCTGGAAGAGGCCCTCGACGCGGGCATGCCGAAGTGGGGAGCCGGACACGAGTGGAACAACGCGGTCCTCCAGCCCGCCCGGCCCGAGTTTGCCCGGGAGTTGGGCATCCCGGTGACCACCTTCGCCGAGTGGGCGGATGAGCAGCTGACACCCGTGTCCGGCTAG
- a CDS encoding DMT family transporter, which yields MKLDKTPLALAATVLLWATAFPAIRVALDGYGPAQLSFLRLAVASLALAAVTPWLSIRRPARDDLWRIGLAGGTGMSAYQLLLNWGELHVPAGTASLIMAAVPAMSALLAARFLGERLTPTKAGGSLTALAGAGLIALSGTESGYTAAAWTVLAAACGQALYHLTIKPLLRHYTGLEVAAYTMWAGTAFLLPLAPTTIRAFFSAPSDRQPPPSASASLPSATGFFVWGSAVARLSVTTVTAALYLVPADVLAASSLRYGEQPHPTAVLGGLRSITGLLLLEQVTPAPAARKAG from the coding sequence GTGAAGCTCGACAAGACCCCGCTCGCCCTCGCCGCCACCGTGCTGCTGTGGGCCACCGCCTTCCCCGCGATCCGCGTGGCCCTGGACGGCTACGGACCGGCCCAGCTGTCCTTTCTCCGCCTCGCCGTCGCCTCCCTCGCCCTCGCCGCCGTCACCCCGTGGCTGAGTATCCGGCGGCCCGCACGCGACGACCTCTGGCGCATCGGCCTCGCCGGCGGCACCGGGATGAGCGCCTACCAACTCCTGCTGAACTGGGGCGAGCTCCATGTCCCCGCCGGTACCGCCAGCCTGATCATGGCCGCCGTCCCCGCGATGAGCGCCTTGCTCGCGGCCCGCTTCCTCGGCGAGCGGCTCACCCCCACCAAGGCCGGCGGTTCACTGACCGCTCTCGCCGGCGCGGGACTCATCGCGCTGTCCGGCACGGAGAGCGGATACACGGCGGCCGCATGGACCGTCCTCGCAGCGGCCTGCGGCCAAGCCCTCTACCACCTGACGATCAAGCCCTTGCTCCGGCACTACACCGGACTGGAAGTCGCCGCCTACACCATGTGGGCCGGAACCGCCTTTCTGCTCCCCCTCGCCCCCACCACCATCCGGGCTTTTTTTTCCGCCCCCTCAGATCGACAGCCGCCGCCGTCTGCCTCGGCCTCACTCCCCTCGGCCACCGGGTTCTTCGTCTGGGGTTCTGCCGTCGCCCGGCTCAGCGTCACCACCGTCACCGCCGCCCTCTACCTCGTTCCCGCGGATGTGCTCGCCGCCTCCTCCCTCAGGTACGGCGAACAACCCCACCCCACCGCCGTCCTCGGCGGGCTCCGCTCCATCACCGGCCTTCTGCTCCTCGAACAAGTTACCCCGGCCCCCGCGGCCCGCAAAGCTGGATAA
- a CDS encoding helix-turn-helix transcriptional regulator: MRDDVEEFAALLRGLKERTDRSYGSLARRVHMNTSTLHRYCAGEAVPQEFAPVERLAVFCGATPQERLELHRLWLSAVVDRQRARTAGSAGATVPEPESEPGADPEPDGPLVEAGSSAEQPGDDPDPLSPALAGAPRLPNRRRRALASAAVACALLAALGIVFALSDDGSSEADASRPAAPWTTAPGAPRHSAKPPASPSSPSRSSASPSPRQRTTPPSPTSGDLTSAVKPATDLPLTWSTDSLVWDKGCGHDYVIDKPPAQVPPPPVEQDAGAWASTQGAVHGRRTMVQISVQGRSSTAVVLEALRVRVVGRGNPAAGSAYSMEQGCGGELTPRRFTVDLDVDRPVARPKDGADRGRTMPAVRFPYRVSAEDPEVLLVDATTQTCDARWYLELDWSSQGRTGTIRIDDNGRPFRTTSIKGMPRYWYGTNDADMRAWVPVPS; the protein is encoded by the coding sequence ATGCGGGACGATGTCGAGGAGTTCGCGGCGCTGCTGCGCGGGCTGAAGGAGCGCACCGACCGGAGCTACGGTTCTCTGGCCCGGCGCGTCCACATGAACACCTCCACGCTGCACAGGTACTGCGCGGGCGAGGCGGTACCGCAGGAATTCGCGCCAGTGGAACGGCTCGCGGTCTTCTGCGGGGCGACACCGCAGGAGCGGCTCGAGCTGCACCGGCTGTGGTTGTCGGCGGTGGTCGATCGGCAGCGTGCACGAACGGCCGGCTCGGCGGGCGCAACGGTACCGGAGCCAGAATCGGAACCGGGGGCAGACCCGGAGCCGGACGGGCCACTCGTCGAGGCAGGCAGCTCCGCAGAACAGCCCGGAGACGATCCCGACCCGCTTTCCCCCGCCCTCGCCGGCGCTCCCCGCCTCCCGAACCGCCGTCGGCGGGCCCTGGCGTCCGCCGCCGTCGCCTGCGCGTTGCTCGCCGCTCTCGGCATCGTGTTCGCCCTGTCGGACGACGGCTCCTCCGAGGCGGACGCCTCCCGCCCGGCGGCCCCCTGGACGACCGCCCCCGGCGCACCCCGGCACTCGGCGAAACCGCCGGCCTCCCCCTCCTCCCCTTCCCGGAGCTCCGCGTCGCCCAGCCCTCGGCAGCGCACCACTCCCCCGTCACCCACCAGCGGCGATCTCACCTCGGCCGTGAAGCCGGCCACCGACTTGCCCCTCACCTGGAGCACCGACTCCCTGGTCTGGGACAAGGGCTGCGGCCACGACTACGTCATCGACAAACCGCCCGCACAGGTGCCTCCGCCGCCGGTGGAGCAGGACGCCGGGGCGTGGGCGTCGACGCAGGGCGCGGTGCACGGGCGGCGGACGATGGTGCAGATCTCGGTGCAGGGGCGTTCATCCACGGCCGTGGTCCTGGAGGCGCTCCGCGTCCGCGTCGTCGGCCGCGGCAACCCGGCCGCCGGGAGCGCGTACTCCATGGAACAGGGCTGCGGCGGCGAGCTCACGCCCCGCCGCTTCACCGTGGACCTCGACGTCGACCGCCCTGTCGCCCGCCCGAAGGACGGTGCCGATCGCGGACGGACCATGCCGGCCGTGCGCTTCCCGTACCGCGTCTCCGCCGAGGACCCGGAGGTGCTGCTGGTCGACGCGACGACACAGACCTGCGACGCCCGCTGGTACCTCGAACTCGACTGGTCCTCCCAGGGCCGCACCGGCACGATCCGCATCGACGACAACGGCCGTCCGTTCCGCACCACCAGCATCAAAGGAATGCCGCGCTACTGGTACGGCACGAACGACGCGGACATGCGCGCCTGGGTTCCGGTGCCCAGCTAG
- a CDS encoding DUF1963 domain-containing protein, which produces MGSGLPGSSRVPMVPVVQAFRADLPSGVVSFPEGTDVLQVLWCPFNHEFPASPWPVVFWHDSAAVRAVLPAPPTDPAAARGHVPAPCVVHPERVTEYPSWDLPEDLADAWQEDFRRLQEAIPLLPFSGFAEAPGIKIGGYPSWFTGQGWVDCQGCGRRMDHLLTVSSWECDGASWRIWLPLEDRDEDDGRAVPVDPTGLDVGSVGSVYIFECRGCPERPVAHWYDSD; this is translated from the coding sequence TTGGGCAGCGGCCTGCCGGGCAGCTCCAGGGTGCCGATGGTGCCGGTCGTGCAGGCCTTCCGCGCGGACCTGCCGTCCGGCGTGGTGTCTTTCCCCGAGGGCACGGATGTCTTGCAGGTGCTCTGGTGCCCGTTCAACCACGAGTTTCCCGCGTCACCGTGGCCGGTGGTGTTCTGGCACGACTCCGCCGCCGTACGGGCCGTGCTCCCGGCACCGCCAACGGATCCGGCAGCGGCCCGTGGGCATGTTCCGGCGCCGTGCGTGGTCCACCCGGAGCGGGTGACGGAATACCCGAGCTGGGATCTGCCGGAAGACCTGGCCGACGCATGGCAGGAGGACTTCCGCCGACTGCAGGAGGCGATTCCGCTGCTGCCCTTCTCCGGCTTCGCCGAGGCGCCGGGCATCAAAATCGGCGGGTATCCGTCCTGGTTCACAGGTCAGGGATGGGTGGACTGCCAGGGGTGCGGCCGCCGCATGGACCACCTGCTCACCGTGTCGAGCTGGGAATGCGACGGCGCCTCGTGGCGCATCTGGCTGCCCTTGGAGGACCGGGACGAGGACGACGGTCGGGCAGTCCCGGTGGACCCCACCGGGCTTGACGTGGGCAGTGTGGGCTCGGTGTACATCTTCGAGTGCCGTGGCTGCCCGGAGCGCCCCGTCGCTCACTGGTACGACTCGGACTGA
- a CDS encoding LysR family transcriptional regulator, whose product MLDVRRLRVLAEFASQGTVAATAQALHLTGPAVSQQLAVLEKEAGVRLLEKRGRTLHLTGAGQRLVDHAHVLLGNLAAAESDLTALRQGERGTVRIAAFASAARTIIPTLWPTPGTAPAPEAPTLFLAEHEPPAAETALARHQVHIAVTHSYSLLPRPLPAGCEHLALFDEPVLLVLHTADATERHLSPGAPADLRRFSDAPWLLPGPETACHEMTQRACGAAGFVPRTAAVAGDFTVLTALVARRAGVALIPRMALPAPTPELSVHPLHVPVHRSIHALYRSGTGRHPDIRYVLDRLLPPPTTEPGPPGRPPARTA is encoded by the coding sequence TTGTTGGATGTTCGCCGACTGCGGGTGCTGGCCGAGTTCGCCTCGCAGGGCACCGTCGCGGCCACCGCGCAGGCCCTGCACCTCACCGGCCCGGCCGTCTCCCAGCAGCTGGCGGTGCTGGAGAAGGAGGCCGGGGTACGGCTCCTGGAGAAGCGGGGCCGCACCCTTCACCTCACCGGCGCGGGACAGCGCCTGGTGGACCACGCCCACGTGCTCCTCGGCAACCTCGCCGCAGCCGAGTCGGACCTGACAGCACTGCGTCAGGGCGAGCGCGGCACCGTCAGGATCGCGGCGTTCGCCTCCGCCGCCCGCACGATCATCCCCACACTCTGGCCCACGCCCGGCACCGCACCCGCCCCGGAAGCGCCCACCCTGTTCCTGGCCGAACACGAACCCCCGGCCGCCGAGACCGCCCTCGCCCGGCACCAGGTCCATATCGCCGTCACCCACTCCTACAGCCTGCTCCCCCGCCCTCTTCCCGCCGGCTGCGAGCACCTGGCCCTGTTCGACGAACCCGTCCTCCTCGTCCTGCACACCGCCGACGCCACCGAGCGCCACCTGTCACCCGGCGCGCCGGCAGACCTGCGCCGCTTCTCCGACGCCCCCTGGCTCCTCCCGGGCCCCGAGACCGCGTGCCACGAAATGACACAGCGCGCGTGCGGCGCCGCCGGCTTCGTCCCGCGAACCGCGGCGGTGGCCGGCGACTTCACCGTCCTCACAGCCCTGGTCGCCCGCCGCGCGGGCGTCGCCCTCATCCCGCGCATGGCCCTCCCCGCCCCCACACCGGAACTGAGCGTCCACCCCCTGCACGTGCCGGTCCACCGCAGCATCCACGCCCTCTACCGCTCCGGAACCGGCCGGCACCCTGACATCCGATACGTCCTCGACCGCCTCCTCCCGCCCCCGACCACCGAACCCGGACCTCCCGGACGTCCACCAGCACGAACGGCCTGA